The Alphaproteobacteria bacterium genome has a segment encoding these proteins:
- the recO gene encoding DNA repair protein RecO has translation MDWRDEGFVLAARPHGEGAAVVQILTREHGRHAGLVHGGASRSKRATVEPGNLVDAVWRARLTEHLGRFTIEPSRHTAAQIMDDPARLAALSAACAVTETVIPEREPHPGLFDATAALFDALTDGDEEIWPAVYIQWEMGLLGELGFGLDLQACAATGVTADLVYVSPRTGRAVSREAGAPYADRMLTLPLFLQPDGRGRGATAADFTAGLRLTGHFLARHAFDPLDRPLPPARTRLESLVSRRSGLAEEDGEKDAPDS, from the coding sequence ATGGACTGGCGTGACGAGGGGTTTGTGCTGGCCGCCCGGCCCCATGGCGAAGGGGCGGCGGTCGTTCAGATTCTGACACGCGAGCACGGGCGACACGCCGGTCTGGTGCATGGCGGGGCGTCGCGGAGCAAGCGCGCGACGGTCGAGCCGGGCAACCTAGTGGATGCCGTCTGGCGCGCGCGCCTGACCGAACATCTGGGCCGGTTCACGATCGAGCCGTCCCGGCACACGGCCGCCCAGATCATGGATGATCCGGCACGGCTCGCAGCCCTGTCGGCGGCCTGCGCGGTGACGGAGACGGTGATACCCGAGCGTGAGCCCCACCCGGGTCTTTTCGACGCGACGGCAGCATTGTTCGACGCGCTCACCGATGGCGATGAGGAAATTTGGCCCGCCGTATATATCCAGTGGGAAATGGGCTTGCTGGGTGAACTCGGGTTCGGACTCGACCTGCAAGCCTGCGCGGCCACGGGCGTGACCGCCGATCTTGTGTATGTCAGCCCCCGGACGGGCAGGGCCGTATCACGCGAGGCCGGCGCGCCCTACGCCGACCGTATGCTGACGTTGCCGTTGTTCCTTCAGCCGGACGGGCGGGGTCGGGGCGCGACGGCGGCCGATTTTACCGCGGGCTTGCGCCTGACAGGCCACTTCCTGGCCCGGCATGCGTTTGATCCGCTGGACAGGCCTTTGCCGCCCGCGCGTACGCGCCTCGAATCCCTGGTCAGCCGGCGTTCGGGCTTGGCCGAAGAGGATGGCGAGAAAGATGCGCCG